A window from Phaeocystidibacter marisrubri encodes these proteins:
- a CDS encoding flavin reductase family protein, whose product MLRIDPKELETKELHSHLLSSISPRPIALASTIDEDGNVNLSPFSFFNVFSANPPIAIFSPARRVRNNTTKDTLSNVKATKEVVINIVNYAMVEQTSLSSTEYPTGVNEFVKAGFTELESEVVRAPRVAESPVQMECIVKEVIELGDHGGAGNLVVCEVVLMHIDKSILGEDGKIDQHKIDTVGRLGKDWYVRASGDALFTVEKPLSRLGIGVDQIPKRIRESFILSGNDLGKLGNVESLPKDSEIEEFSKHHRIQSIMDSTTDGLERREMLHYYAKELLEEGKVEKAWKALLVDKLNRS is encoded by the coding sequence ATGTTGCGCATCGATCCTAAAGAGTTGGAAACAAAAGAACTACATTCACATTTGCTGAGTTCTATTTCCCCTCGCCCCATTGCATTAGCCAGTACAATTGATGAAGATGGGAATGTAAATCTCAGTCCATTCTCATTTTTTAACGTGTTCAGTGCAAATCCACCGATTGCGATTTTTTCGCCAGCACGTCGCGTTCGCAACAACACCACTAAGGATACATTGAGCAATGTGAAAGCTACCAAGGAAGTGGTGATCAACATTGTAAACTATGCAATGGTAGAGCAGACGAGCTTGTCTTCTACCGAATATCCAACGGGAGTAAATGAGTTTGTAAAAGCTGGATTTACAGAGTTGGAAAGTGAGGTGGTTCGCGCACCTCGTGTGGCAGAATCTCCGGTGCAAATGGAGTGTATTGTGAAGGAGGTGATTGAACTCGGTGATCACGGTGGTGCGGGTAACCTAGTGGTTTGTGAAGTGGTTTTGATGCACATCGACAAGAGTATCTTAGGTGAAGATGGAAAAATTGATCAACACAAGATTGATACGGTTGGTCGTTTGGGCAAAGACTGGTATGTTCGCGCCTCGGGAGATGCCTTGTTTACCGTGGAGAAACCGTTGAGTAGATTGGGCATTGGTGTAGACCAAATTCCAAAGCGCATTCGCGAGAGTTTTATCTTGTCAGGCAACGATTTGGGAAAACTTGGAAATGTAGAATCGCTGCCAAAAGACAGTGAGATTGAAGAGTTTTCAAAGCACCACAGAATCCAGTCGATTATGGATTCCACCACCGATGGTTTGGAGCGCAGAGAAATGCTTCATTACTATGCAAAGGAGTTATTAGAAGAAGGTAAAGTTGAGAAAGCCTGGAAGGCTCTCTTGGTAGATAAATTAAATAGAAGTTGA
- a CDS encoding carboxy terminal-processing peptidase, which translates to MKKSTIRWGVSIVVGAGALAVLGFQQWGNGYSKDQVVMQILKEALQSSHFQPVDINDDLSDHVFVSFLDQVDVGKRFLTQADVKALGKFRTQLDDQFLAGDAAFFDMAYATMQKRFGEAKVYYTELLAQPFDFDVEESINTDLEKDDWAEDEKELKDRWRKQLKLRVLSRIYDDMEAATDEEPFDFATSEAKARERELEVHEEWFENLEDMERAEWFGAYMNAFTTQFDPHTEYYPPRQQENFEISMTGQLEGIGAQLRVRGDYVTVEKVVTGSASWRQGDLEEGDKITRVAQEGEEPVDVVGMGINKVVSMIRGPKGTVVILTVKKKDGTTMEIAIERDIVELEATFARSAVLGDEHKVGYIRLPKFYVNFYDSENRNCAEDVRLEIEKLKEQNVEGIIFDLRNNGGGSLQAAIDIVGLFIDKGPVVQVKERRRGAQTYSDRNGGTSYDGPLVVMVNEGSASASEIVAAAIQDYHRGVVVGSSHTHGKGTVQNVIEIDNVVGSQFNSVKPLGALKITTQKFYRINGHTTQLQGVEPDIILPFSWQDIDWGEKEYPTALSVDEISGAYYDIWPGYEPEKLKNAVLNSVARVDTSTKFARITAYATWLAAQQEDTEVNLQYDAYVAETKAREESAKQWDKLTRLNDSMSVSALPSQIELFESDSSKAEDYSRWFKGLSRDLYLREAVHVMEDVR; encoded by the coding sequence ATGAAAAAGAGCACCATTCGTTGGGGAGTATCAATAGTAGTTGGAGCAGGAGCTTTAGCTGTACTTGGTTTCCAACAATGGGGCAACGGCTACTCGAAAGATCAAGTGGTGATGCAAATTCTCAAAGAGGCATTGCAATCATCCCATTTTCAACCGGTAGATATAAATGACGATTTATCCGATCACGTATTTGTGAGCTTCCTAGATCAAGTGGATGTAGGTAAGCGTTTTCTAACCCAGGCAGATGTGAAAGCCTTGGGCAAGTTCAGAACACAACTCGACGATCAGTTCTTGGCGGGAGATGCTGCCTTCTTCGATATGGCGTATGCGACCATGCAGAAGCGCTTTGGCGAGGCGAAGGTGTACTACACTGAATTGTTGGCGCAGCCTTTTGATTTTGATGTGGAAGAATCCATCAACACCGACCTAGAAAAAGACGACTGGGCTGAGGATGAGAAGGAGCTAAAGGACCGTTGGAGAAAGCAATTGAAGTTGCGCGTTCTCAGTCGGATTTATGACGATATGGAAGCGGCTACCGATGAGGAGCCGTTTGATTTTGCCACTTCTGAAGCGAAAGCTCGTGAACGTGAACTCGAAGTTCATGAAGAGTGGTTTGAGAATTTAGAGGATATGGAGCGCGCTGAATGGTTTGGCGCTTACATGAACGCATTTACAACGCAGTTTGATCCGCACACGGAGTATTATCCTCCACGTCAGCAAGAGAATTTCGAGATTTCCATGACGGGTCAATTGGAGGGAATTGGCGCTCAACTTCGCGTTCGTGGTGATTATGTTACCGTAGAGAAAGTGGTTACAGGAAGCGCCTCTTGGCGTCAGGGTGATTTGGAAGAAGGCGACAAGATTACCCGTGTAGCACAAGAAGGAGAGGAACCTGTTGATGTCGTTGGTATGGGCATTAACAAGGTGGTAAGCATGATTCGCGGTCCAAAGGGAACCGTGGTGATTCTCACTGTGAAGAAGAAAGATGGGACGACCATGGAAATTGCCATTGAGCGCGATATCGTGGAACTCGAAGCAACGTTTGCACGCAGCGCTGTTTTAGGCGATGAGCACAAAGTTGGGTATATCCGACTTCCTAAGTTCTACGTGAATTTTTACGATAGTGAGAATAGAAACTGTGCGGAAGATGTTCGCCTTGAGATTGAGAAACTCAAGGAGCAAAATGTTGAAGGGATCATCTTCGACTTGCGTAATAACGGCGGAGGATCGCTTCAAGCGGCTATTGATATTGTAGGTCTCTTTATTGATAAAGGACCTGTGGTTCAAGTGAAAGAAAGACGTCGTGGTGCCCAGACTTATTCCGATAGAAACGGAGGTACTTCGTACGATGGTCCTCTAGTGGTGATGGTAAACGAAGGTTCGGCATCTGCCAGCGAGATTGTGGCTGCTGCCATTCAAGATTATCATCGCGGTGTAGTGGTTGGTTCTAGTCATACTCACGGTAAGGGAACGGTTCAGAATGTAATTGAAATCGACAATGTTGTGGGTTCTCAGTTCAACTCTGTAAAACCACTTGGGGCGTTGAAAATCACCACACAAAAATTCTACAGAATTAATGGACATACCACGCAGTTGCAAGGTGTTGAGCCGGATATCATTCTGCCTTTCTCTTGGCAAGATATCGATTGGGGCGAGAAGGAATATCCAACCGCTTTGAGCGTGGATGAGATTTCTGGCGCGTACTACGACATCTGGCCAGGTTACGAACCTGAGAAGTTGAAGAATGCAGTTCTAAACAGTGTAGCTCGAGTAGATACCAGTACGAAGTTTGCCCGAATCACTGCCTATGCAACCTGGTTGGCCGCGCAACAAGAAGATACAGAAGTGAACCTTCAGTATGATGCATACGTGGCTGAAACCAAAGCACGTGAAGAGAGTGCTAAGCAATGGGACAAACTCACTCGATTGAATGATAGTATGTCGGTTTCTGCTTTGCCTAGTCAGATTGAACTTTTCGAATCAGATTCAAGCAAAGCCGAAGATTACAGCCGCTGGTTTAAGGGGTTAAGTCGTGATTTGTATTTGCGAGAAGCAGTGCATGTGATGGAAGACGTACGATGA
- a CDS encoding TonB-dependent receptor, with amino-acid sequence MKHLLLMSVLTLSPLFLFSQAYSISGTVEDATTGESLIGAYVKDLDGNGVAATNPYGFYSMNVDAGRHRISVSILGYKTDTLTVNVSSNVKLNFQMRPATEEIGEVVVTGERANENIKSVEMSVTTLSTKEIQKIPQLLGETDIVRSLTLLPGVTTVGEGASGFNVRGGNVDQNLILLDEAPVFNSSHLFGFFSVFNADAVKDVKLFKGGIPSMYGGRLSSVLDVRQKEGNSKEFAGNGGIGLLSSRLTLEGPIIEDKMSFMVAGRRSYMDIFLPLFNDDDLDGTTLYFYDLNAKLNYRFSDRSRLFASAYFGRDVLGFNDLFSFGWGNVTTTLRWNYLINDKLFMNLTGVYSDYTYNIGTPEDQVNNFNLDSRIQNYIQNGNFTWYASNHHKVDFGYNVTNYVFSPGEITGFINTSMQREFAIESAVYISDEWNITDQWTLLAGLRYSGITNYGPREIVNYDPNAPTRENSAIVDTTFYPKNGIIASYYGLDGFEPRLALNYTIDETQSLKLSYNRTRQYIHLISNTTSPTPVDVWRPSGKYIQPATADQIAIGYFKNLFDNSIKVSVEAYYKYFDNLVDYKDGADLIFQDNIETELLTGVGRAYGLELMIEKKSGWLTGWISYTLARSERQVAGEIRETTINNGDWYKANFDKPHDFSLVANARLSDTWDIGLNFAYQTGRPVTYPDGLANYQGVPYPIYTNRNGARIPDYHRLDISATYVMKKTEKWEHSLTFGVYNVYGRRNPYSIFFQQDLDTGKPQAMQLSIFAAPIPFITYNFNF; translated from the coding sequence ATGAAGCATCTACTTCTCATGTCAGTATTGACATTGAGTCCCCTATTCCTCTTTTCACAAGCCTACTCGATCAGTGGGACTGTAGAGGACGCCACAACTGGCGAAAGTCTCATTGGAGCCTATGTGAAAGACCTTGACGGCAACGGCGTTGCAGCCACCAACCCTTATGGATTCTACTCCATGAATGTGGACGCCGGCCGACATCGCATTTCAGTTTCTATTCTCGGCTATAAAACCGATACGCTCACCGTCAATGTTTCCAGCAATGTGAAACTAAACTTCCAAATGCGTCCAGCCACTGAAGAAATTGGAGAAGTAGTTGTTACCGGCGAAAGAGCCAATGAGAACATCAAAAGTGTAGAGATGTCGGTTACGACCCTCTCAACCAAGGAAATTCAGAAAATACCTCAATTGTTGGGTGAAACCGACATTGTTCGTTCCCTTACCCTACTTCCCGGCGTAACCACCGTAGGCGAAGGAGCCAGCGGGTTCAATGTACGAGGAGGTAACGTGGATCAAAACCTGATCCTTTTGGATGAAGCTCCAGTCTTCAACAGTTCACACCTGTTTGGATTCTTCAGTGTATTCAATGCGGATGCAGTAAAAGATGTCAAGCTCTTTAAAGGTGGAATTCCTTCCATGTATGGCGGTCGACTTTCATCGGTTCTAGACGTTCGACAGAAAGAGGGTAACTCCAAAGAGTTTGCGGGTAATGGAGGTATTGGCCTTCTATCCAGCCGACTCACATTGGAAGGGCCCATCATTGAAGACAAAATGTCGTTTATGGTGGCGGGCAGAAGATCGTACATGGACATCTTCCTACCTCTTTTTAATGATGATGATCTGGACGGAACCACGCTCTACTTCTACGATTTAAACGCAAAGTTGAACTACCGCTTCAGCGACCGAAGTCGCCTCTTTGCATCTGCTTACTTTGGGCGAGATGTCTTGGGATTCAACGACCTTTTCTCTTTTGGCTGGGGTAACGTAACCACCACACTTCGATGGAACTATCTGATCAACGACAAGTTGTTCATGAACTTAACGGGAGTCTATTCGGATTACACCTATAACATCGGAACTCCTGAAGATCAAGTGAACAACTTCAATTTAGATTCCCGTATTCAGAACTACATCCAAAATGGAAACTTCACTTGGTATGCTTCTAACCATCACAAGGTTGACTTCGGCTACAACGTAACCAACTACGTATTTAGTCCAGGTGAGATTACGGGGTTCATCAACACAAGTATGCAAAGGGAGTTCGCGATTGAAAGTGCGGTGTACATTTCAGACGAATGGAACATCACCGACCAATGGACACTTCTAGCAGGCTTGCGTTATTCGGGCATCACCAACTATGGTCCACGGGAAATTGTGAATTATGATCCAAACGCTCCCACCAGAGAAAACTCCGCTATTGTAGACACCACCTTCTATCCTAAGAACGGCATCATTGCTTCCTACTATGGTTTGGATGGGTTTGAACCGCGTTTGGCCTTAAACTACACCATTGATGAAACGCAGTCTCTCAAATTGAGTTACAACCGTACTCGTCAGTACATTCATCTCATCAGCAATACAACAAGTCCTACTCCAGTAGATGTTTGGCGTCCTTCGGGCAAGTACATCCAACCTGCTACGGCCGACCAAATTGCCATCGGATATTTCAAAAACTTGTTCGACAACTCCATTAAGGTGAGTGTAGAAGCTTACTACAAATACTTTGATAACCTAGTGGACTACAAAGATGGGGCTGATCTCATCTTCCAGGACAATATCGAAACCGAGCTCCTTACAGGTGTAGGTAGAGCTTACGGTTTAGAGTTGATGATTGAGAAGAAATCCGGCTGGCTAACGGGGTGGATTAGTTATACCCTTGCCCGTTCAGAAAGACAGGTAGCTGGTGAGATTCGCGAGACAACCATCAACAACGGCGATTGGTACAAGGCCAACTTCGACAAACCGCACGACTTCTCCTTAGTGGCAAATGCCCGCTTGTCTGACACCTGGGATATCGGTTTGAACTTCGCCTATCAAACCGGGAGACCTGTGACTTATCCAGATGGATTAGCCAACTATCAAGGTGTTCCATACCCCATTTACACCAATCGAAATGGTGCGCGTATTCCAGACTACCATCGACTAGACATCAGTGCTACCTATGTAATGAAGAAAACGGAAAAATGGGAACACAGCTTGACCTTTGGCGTCTACAATGTGTATGGACGTAGGAATCCATACAGCATCTTCTTTCAACAAGATCTAGACACAGGCAAACCTCAAGCGATGCAATTGAGCATCTTCGCTGCCCCTATCCCATTCATCACGTACAATTTCAACTTCTAA
- a CDS encoding alpha-amylase family glycosyl hydrolase produces the protein MNRKRLMLSLVITMFSFGSIVHAQTTVKPVVLQGFWWDYWNSNYPGSWANYLTELAPRLHDMGIDAIWIPPITKGNSGEGSVGYDVFDQYDLGDKFQKGSTNTRVGTKDEVLRMIAVMHANGIQVIQDVVLNHTMGAGDQNGSLGSDVNAPDDPYKIFRYASYATPAVYSPSDNYLSRSGRWFKNYQNFHPNNDHNCNSGDICQQMFGPDICYYSGAYGQATSATYNPTQSANYMRNEARNWVMWLKKQTGVDGFRWDATKHFPVWVQQDLSYNLKYVLPAWSQGGEAMFNVGEYVDFNAGGLDGYVNSVATANGGSEYMMGAFDFSLRSGIYSMVTGSGFYDMSSLPGAQQSSRVAYYASSNTYVHRTVPFINNHDTFRPQLDSDGNYTGWNTGDELGPHIDPFNSRLPLAYAIAFSVDGSPQVFFEDLFNIGGSGNRWSHDPANSASLAQRDAIVNIIKLHQQLDFKSGAYKVRSTSAGGNAWFPSGSSAADLLIVERSAKAIIAMSDNGASSQQAWVDTDFPAGTILVDHAGYVSGTSVVQGDQRALITAPAVNPSNGTYGYAVWGPQGTLPTYTPSGTTSTTQEWEFSDDLGDSHANSLQQGGRIPDYSPSWRYAGKIYVDGTSNVSYTLYGESGKMLTVNFLGENGQMVHRDSGDGTYSNTFTPSQAGWLTMRVKNSRANQSGQNCFLNVTYTAPAVVDVSSSSKMNATENEPSASNSSNELVAFYSNGVVEVELPSDGGQYRLVDNMGRTVAAGEFLNRKDGFQVSQPTGVYTLTVSHDGNTSVARVAIP, from the coding sequence ATGAATAGAAAACGCCTCATGCTCTCTCTCGTGATTACGATGTTTTCATTTGGGAGTATCGTTCATGCTCAAACGACGGTAAAACCTGTCGTCTTACAAGGCTTTTGGTGGGATTACTGGAACAGTAATTATCCCGGAAGTTGGGCCAACTATTTAACTGAACTAGCTCCGCGTTTGCACGACATGGGGATAGATGCGATTTGGATTCCGCCTATTACCAAAGGGAACAGTGGAGAAGGGTCAGTAGGATATGATGTTTTTGATCAGTATGATTTGGGGGATAAGTTTCAGAAGGGAAGTACCAATACCCGCGTAGGAACCAAGGATGAGGTTTTGCGCATGATTGCCGTGATGCACGCCAATGGTATTCAGGTGATCCAAGACGTGGTTCTCAATCATACCATGGGTGCGGGGGATCAAAATGGTTCACTGGGTTCAGATGTGAATGCTCCCGATGATCCGTATAAGATTTTCAGATATGCTTCATACGCAACACCTGCGGTGTATTCACCAAGTGACAACTACCTGAGCAGATCAGGGAGATGGTTTAAAAATTATCAGAATTTCCACCCAAACAATGACCACAATTGCAACTCGGGAGACATCTGTCAGCAAATGTTTGGTCCGGATATTTGTTACTACAGTGGGGCGTACGGGCAGGCGACTAGTGCGACTTACAATCCAACTCAATCAGCCAACTATATGAGAAATGAAGCCCGAAATTGGGTGATGTGGTTGAAGAAACAAACGGGAGTAGATGGATTTCGATGGGATGCAACGAAGCACTTTCCAGTATGGGTTCAGCAAGATCTCAGCTATAATTTGAAGTATGTATTACCCGCTTGGAGTCAAGGAGGAGAAGCCATGTTCAATGTGGGGGAATATGTTGATTTCAACGCTGGTGGACTGGATGGCTATGTCAATTCAGTTGCTACCGCTAATGGCGGATCTGAATATATGATGGGCGCCTTTGACTTCAGTTTGAGAAGTGGGATCTACAGTATGGTGACTGGATCTGGATTTTACGATATGTCGTCTTTGCCAGGTGCTCAACAAAGCTCTAGAGTAGCATACTATGCTTCGTCCAATACGTATGTGCATCGCACGGTTCCATTCATCAATAATCATGATACGTTCCGACCGCAACTTGATTCGGATGGTAATTATACGGGATGGAATACGGGAGATGAATTGGGACCACACATTGATCCGTTTAACAGCCGTTTACCACTTGCTTATGCTATCGCATTTTCGGTGGATGGATCTCCGCAAGTGTTCTTTGAAGATCTGTTTAATATTGGAGGTAGCGGTAATAGATGGTCGCACGACCCTGCCAACTCTGCTTCTCTAGCGCAAAGAGATGCCATTGTTAATATCATCAAACTGCACCAACAACTCGACTTTAAAAGTGGAGCTTATAAAGTGAGATCTACTAGTGCAGGCGGCAATGCATGGTTCCCTTCAGGAAGCAGTGCGGCAGATTTACTCATTGTAGAGCGCTCTGCTAAAGCCATCATTGCTATGAGCGACAATGGAGCGTCTAGTCAACAAGCTTGGGTAGATACCGATTTTCCTGCGGGTACAATTCTCGTAGATCATGCGGGATATGTGAGTGGTACATCCGTTGTGCAAGGAGATCAACGCGCATTAATTACTGCTCCAGCGGTCAATCCTTCCAATGGTACTTACGGTTATGCCGTTTGGGGTCCGCAAGGAACTCTGCCGACCTATACACCATCGGGAACTACTTCCACCACGCAAGAGTGGGAATTTAGTGACGACTTGGGAGATAGTCATGCGAACAGTTTACAGCAAGGAGGTAGAATTCCTGATTACTCACCTTCTTGGCGTTATGCAGGGAAGATTTATGTAGATGGAACGAGCAATGTGAGTTACACCCTCTATGGCGAATCTGGAAAGATGCTCACCGTGAACTTCCTTGGCGAAAATGGTCAGATGGTTCATAGAGATTCAGGCGATGGGACATATTCCAATACTTTCACTCCTTCTCAAGCCGGATGGTTAACCATGAGGGTGAAGAACAGTAGAGCGAATCAAAGTGGACAAAACTGCTTTTTGAATGTAACCTATACCGCGCCCGCTGTTGTGGATGTATCGAGTAGCTCAAAAATGAATGCTACCGAAAATGAACCATCAGCATCAAATTCGAGCAATGAGCTTGTGGCCTTTTATTCCAATGGTGTAGTAGAAGTAGAATTGCCTTCGGATGGCGGACAGTACCGTTTGGTGGACAATATGGGCAGAACCGTAGCTGCAGGAGAGTTTTTGAATCGAAAAGATGGATTTCAAGTAAGTCAACCCACAGGGGTTTACACACTTACCGTTTCACACGATGGGAACACCTCAGTAGCACGTGTTGCAATTCCCTAA
- the aat gene encoding leucyl/phenylalanyl-tRNA--protein transferase, giving the protein MNWVILQNEAQPLPLASQADAEGLVAIGGKLTSVRLKEAYSKGIYPWYDEESPILWWSPDPRMVLFPEELHIPKSMRPLLHKKAFRITLNAAFEDVIRKCAETARPDQDGTWILDEIISAYVQWHREGFVHSFEAWLDEELVGGFYGVNIGKVFYGESMFASVPNASKYAFIRGVQWMQEQGVELIDCQMETDHLKRFGAVSIDREVFIQQVDRLVSSQNAIPSEIRDLP; this is encoded by the coding sequence ATGAATTGGGTGATCCTACAAAATGAAGCACAACCTCTTCCTCTCGCCAGTCAGGCAGATGCCGAAGGATTGGTGGCTATTGGAGGGAAGCTGACTTCCGTTCGTTTGAAAGAAGCGTATAGCAAGGGCATTTACCCGTGGTATGATGAAGAAAGTCCTATCCTTTGGTGGAGTCCAGATCCTAGAATGGTGCTCTTTCCGGAAGAGTTGCACATCCCCAAAAGTATGCGGCCTCTACTCCATAAAAAGGCATTTAGAATTACGCTAAATGCTGCATTTGAAGACGTGATACGCAAGTGTGCTGAAACGGCTCGGCCCGACCAAGATGGAACTTGGATTCTAGATGAGATCATTTCGGCATATGTGCAATGGCACCGTGAAGGCTTTGTGCACAGTTTCGAAGCTTGGTTAGACGAAGAGCTGGTAGGGGGATTCTATGGGGTGAATATCGGTAAAGTGTTTTACGGGGAATCGATGTTTGCTTCTGTGCCTAATGCTTCAAAATATGCTTTCATCAGAGGGGTGCAGTGGATGCAAGAGCAGGGAGTTGAGCTCATAGATTGCCAAATGGAAACAGATCACCTGAAGAGATTTGGCGCTGTTTCCATTGATCGAGAAGTTTTCATTCAGCAGGTGGATCGCCTCGTCTCATCCCAGAATGCAATACCCTCTGAAATTCGTGATCTTCCTTAA
- a CDS encoding ABC transporter permease, with product MKSSAFWKILKNPLGAVSIGLIVLFVVISILGYIITPDSSPSSNTMNLAMANAPMGTEVLMLYSQSESCSESSALEMWFFGDACPTRITPVAEVSSDGGMYREYLGPGEEQGEWTEIVEGQYIQEYTYLLGADKYGRDLLSRLILGGRVSIAVGFISVFISLLIGVPLGAAAGYFGGWVDKSVMWLVNVVWSIPTLLMVIALTFVLGKGFWQVFVAVGLTMWVEVARVVRGQVMGLRKMEFVEAAKVLGFSSSRIIWKHILPNAWAPVIVISAANFASAILMESGLSFLGIGAQPPIPSWGGIIRDHYAYIITGEAHLSVLPGLCIMLLVLSFMVLGNTLRDALDVRSA from the coding sequence ATGAAATCATCCGCCTTTTGGAAGATTCTTAAAAATCCCCTTGGGGCTGTATCCATTGGATTAATCGTTTTGTTTGTGGTGATTTCCATTCTTGGGTACATCATCACACCCGACTCATCCCCTAGTTCAAATACGATGAACTTGGCGATGGCGAATGCTCCCATGGGAACGGAGGTTCTCATGCTGTATTCTCAGTCCGAGTCTTGCAGTGAGTCATCGGCCCTGGAAATGTGGTTCTTTGGTGACGCATGTCCCACTCGTATTACGCCTGTTGCGGAAGTTAGTTCGGATGGAGGGATGTATCGCGAGTATTTGGGGCCGGGCGAAGAGCAAGGAGAATGGACAGAGATTGTCGAAGGACAGTACATTCAGGAATACACCTACCTGCTAGGAGCCGATAAGTATGGTAGAGATTTGTTGAGTCGTCTCATTTTAGGCGGACGAGTTTCTATCGCGGTCGGATTTATCAGTGTTTTCATTTCTCTATTGATTGGAGTGCCTTTGGGTGCAGCCGCTGGTTATTTTGGAGGCTGGGTAGATAAGAGTGTCATGTGGCTTGTCAACGTGGTATGGTCTATTCCTACTCTCTTAATGGTCATTGCGCTCACTTTTGTTCTGGGAAAGGGGTTTTGGCAAGTGTTTGTGGCCGTTGGACTCACGATGTGGGTAGAGGTTGCCCGTGTGGTCCGAGGGCAAGTGATGGGCCTACGCAAAATGGAGTTTGTGGAAGCGGCCAAAGTCTTGGGCTTTTCATCTTCGCGAATTATCTGGAAACACATTTTACCCAATGCTTGGGCACCGGTTATTGTGATTAGCGCAGCCAATTTTGCCTCAGCGATATTGATGGAAAGCGGATTGAGCTTTTTGGGAATTGGCGCTCAACCTCCCATCCCAAGTTGGGGTGGAATTATCCGAGATCATTACGCATATATCATTACTGGAGAAGCACATCTCTCCGTATTACCTGGACTCTGCATTATGTTGCTCGTATTGAGTTTTATGGTACTGGGGAATACGTTGCGAGATGCCTTGGATGTTCGATCTGCATGA
- a CDS encoding short-chain fatty acid transporter: MPTFAERFETVFRKTLPSPLAIALILTFIAFGVALFSTCPADTSYAAYAVNLLGIWQTGMWQSSLLAFTVQMMLILVLGHALALSPPISRFIDKLCGRIKSGNQAAVTVGVLTMLVAFFNWGLGLIFGAIFARKVAEMAHRNNIPISYPLIGAAGYSGLMIWHGGISGSAPLKANETGHITEMAPNAANVPDHVSLSDTIFSSMNAYATLAILLTVALTLWLLSKYVPTSIPKAFTKNVQISEEAGPAIGAEKLDQKKGMAYFWGALIIGWSVYSALTCHCGLSFITPNFINFILLGAIFIAHGTLSKAMNAFEEAISGAAGILIQFPLYFGIMALVRDSGLILSITNELIAHSNETSFPITTLLSAGIINVFVPSGGGQWAIQGPILIEASQALNVSLGKSIMALSYGDQLTNMLQPFWALPLLGITKLKAREILPYTLILMVIGFIVYTSALLLF; the protein is encoded by the coding sequence ATGCCGACTTTTGCCGAACGTTTTGAAACCGTGTTTCGAAAAACACTACCGAGTCCTCTTGCGATAGCGTTGATTCTTACCTTCATCGCATTTGGCGTTGCGCTCTTTAGCACGTGTCCGGCTGACACCTCTTATGCAGCTTACGCGGTTAACTTACTTGGCATTTGGCAAACCGGAATGTGGCAAAGCTCCTTGCTGGCTTTCACCGTTCAAATGATGCTCATCCTTGTATTGGGTCATGCACTTGCTTTGAGTCCACCTATATCAAGGTTCATCGACAAATTGTGTGGTAGAATAAAGTCTGGCAATCAAGCGGCGGTTACTGTAGGAGTTCTCACCATGTTAGTTGCATTTTTTAATTGGGGATTGGGGCTCATCTTCGGGGCGATCTTCGCTCGCAAAGTAGCCGAAATGGCTCACAGGAATAACATCCCCATCTCCTATCCGCTCATCGGTGCGGCGGGTTATTCAGGGTTAATGATATGGCACGGAGGAATTTCAGGTTCCGCACCACTCAAAGCAAACGAGACAGGTCACATTACTGAAATGGCGCCCAACGCGGCAAATGTTCCAGATCACGTCTCTCTATCTGACACCATCTTCAGTTCAATGAACGCCTATGCAACGTTAGCCATCTTACTTACAGTTGCCCTCACACTCTGGTTACTCAGCAAGTATGTTCCTACCTCCATCCCAAAGGCTTTCACTAAAAATGTTCAAATAAGCGAAGAAGCCGGACCTGCCATTGGTGCCGAAAAACTCGATCAGAAAAAGGGTATGGCTTATTTCTGGGGAGCTCTAATTATAGGATGGTCGGTATATAGTGCACTTACTTGCCACTGCGGACTTTCCTTCATCACCCCGAATTTTATCAACTTCATACTGCTGGGAGCCATTTTCATTGCCCACGGAACACTGTCCAAAGCCATGAACGCATTTGAAGAAGCCATTTCTGGAGCGGCGGGAATATTAATTCAATTCCCCCTTTACTTTGGAATTATGGCCTTGGTGAGAGACTCCGGGTTGATTCTCAGCATCACCAACGAACTCATCGCTCACAGTAATGAAACGAGCTTTCCCATCACCACTTTACTATCGGCCGGGATCATCAACGTATTCGTTCCCAGCGGAGGCGGGCAATGGGCAATCCAAGGTCCTATTCTAATCGAGGCCTCTCAAGCCTTGAATGTATCACTGGGAAAAAGCATTATGGCCTTGAGTTATGGGGATCAGCTTACCAATATGCTCCAACCGTTTTGGGCGTTGCCTCTCTTGGGCATCACCAAGTTGAAAGCGAGAGAAATCCTCCCTTACACCCTTATTTTAATGGTGATAGGATTCATAGTTTACACCTCCGCACTACTGCTCTTTTAA